From Sphingomonas hengshuiensis, one genomic window encodes:
- a CDS encoding TonB-dependent receptor produces the protein MSLASLSLLLLAGASPSAIAAPRLDPPVMVATDGANDDPDAQQAPAVQDRNDIVVTARRREERVQDVPIALSVLSGETLADSGAFNVNRLQQLQPSLQFYSSNPRNSAINIRGLGAPFGLTNDGIEQGVGFYVDGVYIGRIGASTFDFVDVERVEVLRGPQGTLYGKNTTAGALNITTRAPSFTPEAKIELSGGNYNFIQAKSSVSGPLSDQVAVRISTSGTTRKGTIYNETSGEYLHRQRNIGVRGQALWKPNDAIDITLSGDVNIQSPDCCVQYYARVGATQRATNRQYAALATALNYTPPSTNPFDRVTDLDASINSRQEVGGASLVANWDLGPATLTSVSAWRYWDWQPQNDRDFTGLPVTTVSQNPSQQKQYSQELRLASNGANTLDYTVGAFLFHQTIHTQGSQVQGSAASRWLLSGSDALNPNVLNGLTSTNTISFDNTSFAVFGKLNWEVAGGLHLQPGLRVNYDKKSGFYESVVSIHNSQYDFVATADNVAALLAAKPVGAARTTFQNQINTLAPQRYSPAFSDWNVSGDVTLSYDFSPDIHSYATYARSFKSGGINLSGLPLNSTSTGVDLSTQTVKPEKVDHFEIGLKTQFLDRRLTVNLAGYWTEITDYQATVNNNAINVIRGYLANAGKVRSRGFELDSSFRPSQRGNVYFNAAYTDATYRKFTNAPCPPELSGGSASPASCDISGQVLPGISKWSLSFGGEVNAPVANGGQVYFGYDGSYRSRFSSNPSASAYTWIEGYSLSNFRAGYRKDDFNLFAWVRNAFDQQYFELLSTQSGSTGLIVGQPGDPRTYGLTVSKSF, from the coding sequence ATGAGTCTTGCCTCGCTGTCGCTGCTGCTCCTCGCCGGCGCCTCGCCGTCCGCCATCGCCGCGCCCCGCCTCGACCCGCCCGTCATGGTCGCGACCGACGGCGCCAACGACGATCCCGACGCGCAACAGGCGCCGGCGGTGCAGGACCGCAACGACATCGTCGTGACTGCCCGCCGCCGCGAGGAGCGGGTGCAGGACGTGCCGATCGCGCTGTCGGTGCTGAGCGGCGAGACGCTGGCCGATAGCGGCGCGTTCAACGTCAACCGGCTCCAGCAGCTCCAGCCGTCGCTGCAATTCTATTCGAGCAATCCGCGCAACTCGGCGATCAACATCCGTGGGCTCGGCGCGCCGTTCGGGTTGACCAATGACGGGATCGAGCAGGGCGTCGGCTTCTATGTCGACGGCGTCTATATCGGCCGCATCGGCGCCTCGACCTTCGATTTCGTCGATGTCGAGCGCGTCGAGGTGCTGCGCGGGCCGCAGGGCACGCTGTACGGCAAGAATACCACTGCCGGCGCACTCAACATCACCACCCGCGCGCCCAGCTTCACGCCCGAGGCGAAGATCGAGCTGAGCGGGGGCAATTATAATTTCATCCAGGCCAAATCCTCGGTGTCCGGCCCACTGAGCGATCAGGTCGCGGTGCGCATCTCGACCTCGGGCACGACGCGCAAGGGCACGATCTATAACGAGACCAGCGGCGAGTATCTGCATCGCCAGCGCAACATCGGCGTGCGCGGCCAGGCATTGTGGAAGCCCAATGACGCGATCGACATCACGCTGTCGGGTGACGTCAATATCCAGAGCCCCGATTGCTGCGTCCAATATTACGCCCGAGTCGGCGCCACCCAGCGCGCGACCAACCGCCAATATGCCGCGCTCGCGACGGCGCTGAACTATACCCCGCCGAGCACCAACCCGTTCGACCGCGTCACCGATCTCGATGCCAGCATCAATTCGCGGCAGGAAGTCGGCGGTGCGTCGCTCGTCGCCAATTGGGATCTGGGGCCAGCGACGCTGACGTCGGTCAGCGCGTGGCGCTATTGGGACTGGCAGCCACAGAATGATCGCGATTTCACCGGGCTGCCGGTCACCACGGTCTCGCAGAACCCGTCGCAGCAGAAGCAATATTCGCAGGAGCTGCGGCTGGCGTCGAATGGCGCGAACACGCTCGACTATACAGTCGGCGCGTTCCTCTTCCACCAGACGATCCACACCCAGGGATCGCAGGTGCAAGGGTCGGCGGCGAGCCGCTGGCTGTTGTCGGGCAGCGATGCGCTGAACCCCAACGTGCTCAACGGCCTGACCTCGACCAACACGATCAGCTTCGACAACACCAGCTTCGCGGTGTTCGGCAAGCTCAATTGGGAAGTCGCGGGCGGGCTGCATCTCCAGCCCGGGCTGCGCGTGAATTACGACAAGAAGTCGGGCTTCTACGAATCGGTCGTCAGCATCCATAACAGCCAGTATGATTTCGTCGCGACGGCGGACAATGTCGCCGCGCTGCTCGCGGCGAAGCCCGTCGGCGCGGCGCGGACGACGTTCCAGAACCAGATCAACACGCTCGCGCCGCAGCGCTACAGCCCGGCGTTCAGCGACTGGAACGTGTCGGGCGACGTCACGCTGTCCTATGACTTCAGCCCCGACATCCACAGCTATGCGACCTATGCGCGCAGCTTCAAATCGGGCGGCATCAATCTGTCGGGCCTGCCGCTGAACTCGACCAGCACGGGTGTCGACCTGTCGACCCAGACGGTGAAGCCCGAAAAGGTCGACCATTTCGAGATCGGGCTGAAGACCCAGTTCCTCGACCGGCGGCTGACGGTCAATCTGGCGGGCTATTGGACCGAGATCACCGATTACCAGGCGACGGTGAACAACAACGCGATCAACGTGATTCGCGGCTATCTCGCCAATGCGGGCAAGGTGCGGTCGCGCGGGTTCGAGCTGGATTCGAGCTTCCGTCCCAGCCAGCGCGGCAATGTCTATTTCAACGCCGCCTATACCGACGCCACCTATCGCAAGTTCACCAACGCGCCATGCCCCCCCGAATTGTCGGGTGGCAGCGCGAGTCCGGCGTCGTGCGACATTTCGGGCCAGGTCCTGCCCGGCATCTCCAAATGGTCGCTGTCGTTCGGCGGCGAAGTCAACGCGCCCGTCGCCAATGGGGGCCAGGTCTATTTCGGCTATGACGGCAGTTATCGCTCGCGCTTCTCGTCCAACCCGTCGGCTTCGGCCTATACCTGGATCGAGGGCTATTCGCTGTCGAACTTCCGCGCGGGGTATCGCAAGGACGATTTCAACCTGTTCGCCTGGGTCCGCAACGCCTTCGACCAGCAATATTTCGAGCTGCTCTCCACCCAGTCGGGCAGCACCGGGCTCATCGTCGGCCAGCCCGGCGATCCCCGCACCTATGGTTTGACGGTCAGCAAATCGTTCTGA
- a CDS encoding Hsp20 family protein yields MRQFDFTPFRRSTIGFDRLFDLLEASARQAGSENYPPFNLERIAEDRYRITLAVAGFKPDEIEVTAQQNLLLVTGKKREENENNQGAYLHLGIANRSFERRFELADFVRVESADLADGLLVIALVREVPDAMKPRKIAVNAGSQPIAIDHRNAA; encoded by the coding sequence ATGCGTCAGTTCGATTTCACGCCCTTCCGCCGCTCGACGATCGGGTTCGACCGGCTGTTCGACTTGCTCGAAGCCAGCGCCCGTCAGGCGGGCAGCGAGAATTATCCCCCGTTCAACCTCGAGCGCATCGCCGAGGATCGCTATCGCATCACGCTGGCGGTGGCGGGGTTCAAGCCCGACGAGATCGAAGTCACGGCACAGCAGAACCTGCTGCTCGTCACCGGCAAGAAGCGCGAGGAGAACGAGAATAACCAGGGCGCGTACCTGCATCTCGGCATCGCCAACCGCAGCTTCGAACGCCGTTTCGAACTCGCCGACTTCGTCCGCGTCGAAAGTGCCGATCTTGCCGACGGCCTGCTCGTGATCGCGCTGGTCCGCGAGGTGCCCGACGCGATGAAGCCGCGCAAGATCGCCGTCAACGCGGGCAGCCAGCCGATCGCGATCGATCACCGCAACGCGGCATAA